The following coding sequences are from one bacterium SCSIO 12741 window:
- a CDS encoding glycosyltransferase, which produces MKILFTVLNWGLGHATRSAPLIRALTERGAQVILAGDGDSKSYLHDSFPGLEIRELPSYPIKYGKSAMATRLQLVQSSPGIKSTIEQERKVVEQWIEAESFDYIISDNRYGCHHPKIPSILITHQLNIAAPFASFLVNKVIKNYLKPFHRIWVPDVENPEINLSGDLSHPKAESLPVEYIGPLSNLPVKPGKKDLEWLGIVSGPEPQQSLFYQALLKIQAKHPLRITLARGLSQKELTPLWNRAQKIICRSGYSSIMDLALHQKPAILVPTPGQDEQLYLGKWFQNDCSFKVIQQNEIDDRWVDWEPENKKVHTRWTSFYMEAIESLFPTSN; this is translated from the coding sequence ATGAAAATCTTATTCACCGTTTTAAACTGGGGATTGGGCCATGCGACTCGAAGTGCACCGCTAATTCGGGCACTTACGGAACGAGGGGCTCAAGTAATCCTGGCAGGTGACGGTGACTCCAAAAGTTATTTGCATGATAGCTTTCCGGGTTTGGAAATAAGAGAACTCCCCTCTTACCCGATCAAATACGGCAAATCGGCAATGGCTACCCGACTACAATTGGTCCAAAGCAGTCCGGGAATTAAATCCACTATAGAACAAGAGCGAAAAGTGGTGGAGCAATGGATAGAGGCCGAAAGCTTTGACTACATCATTTCCGATAATCGATATGGCTGTCACCACCCAAAGATTCCCTCCATATTGATCACTCATCAATTAAACATCGCTGCGCCATTTGCCTCCTTTCTGGTTAACAAAGTGATCAAAAATTACCTTAAACCCTTCCATCGAATCTGGGTTCCGGATGTGGAGAATCCAGAAATAAACTTAAGTGGTGATTTGTCTCACCCTAAAGCTGAATCTCTTCCGGTTGAATACATTGGTCCACTCTCTAACCTTCCCGTAAAGCCTGGCAAAAAAGACCTTGAATGGCTGGGTATTGTATCTGGGCCTGAGCCACAACAATCCTTGTTCTATCAAGCCTTGCTGAAAATTCAAGCTAAGCATCCGCTGCGCATAACCCTTGCCAGAGGTCTTAGCCAAAAGGAACTGACTCCACTTTGGAATCGTGCTCAAAAAATTATTTGCCGCTCCGGCTACTCAAGTATAATGGATCTGGCCCTGCACCAGAAACCCGCCATCTTGGTGCCCACTCCTGGACAAGACGAGCAGCTCTATTTGGGCAAATGGTTCCAAAATGATTGTTCGTTTAAGGTCATTCAGCAAAATGAGATTGATGATCGATGGGTAGACTGGGAGCCCGAAAACAAAAAAGTCCACACGAGGTGGACTTCTTTCTATATGGAAGCGATTGAATCGCTATTTCCTACATCAAATTAG